The Alistipes megaguti sequence TGGCCGCCGCCGTTGAAGTATTTGCGGGCGAAGAGGTTGACGTCCACGTCGCCGCGCGACCGCAGCGAGACGCGGATGAACTTGCGGTGGGCCAGGAACATGGCCGACATCTTGACCGACTTGATCGTCAGGGCGTAGTTGACGAAACCCTCGCTGTCGCCCTGCTGGAACTGGAAGCGGCGCATCTCGCCTTCGAGCAGCGACATGTAGGCCACCGTGCCGTTCTGGATGATCTGCATCTTGCGGTTGATGGCGTAGCCGAACAGGCGGGCGCGGCCTTCGGTGTAGGCGTTGTAGACGTTGTTATGGATCGTGGGGATGTCGATTCCCTTCTCGATGAGGACGGCCACGGCGCGGAACAGCTCGGGCGTAAGGAACGAGAAGGCGAAGTTGCCCGTATCGGTCATCATGCCGACGTAGAGCAGTTCGGCCATGCTGCGCGTGATGGCCTGCGTACCGCACAGCGCCTCGATGATGGTGTAGACCAGGAAGCAGGTGCTCGACGAATCGGGGTGTGAGAAGGCCAGGTCGAAGCCTTCGGTCGGCGAGAGGTGGTGGTCGATCAGCACCCGCACGGCCGAGGTGTTCTCCTCGATGGTCTGGCTGAGGTTTTCGAGCCGCGAGATGGCGTTGAAATCCAAACAGAAGAGGATGTCGGCCTCGGCCACGGCCCGTGCTGCCCGGCCTTCGGTATCGGTCTTGAAGACCACGACTTCGGCGATGCCGGGCATCCAGTCGAGGAAGTAGGGGTACTTGTTCGGGACGATGCAGGTGACCGAGTGTCCCATTTCCCGCAGCACTTCGGCCCAGGCGAGCGACGATCCGACGGCATCCCCGTCGGGGTTGGTATGAGACAGGATGACGACATGCTGTGCGGGGCGTGCAAGCAGTTCCCGCAGGCGTATGATATGCTCTTTCGACAGTTCCATCGGAGTAACGCGTTGGTGGGTCCGGCAAAGATACAAAAAAAGAGAGACATAGCAAACCGACTTCCGATTCGGGGTGTTCCGCCGCCTATCGGCTTCCGGGATTCCGCTCCACGATGGAGCCCTGGAGCCTTCTGCCGGGGATCAGGAGGGCATGGAGCCGGGGAGCCGCTGCCGCACGGGTTTTCACGTCGGGTTTCTGTCCCGAGTCGATCCACTCCAGGGCCAGGGCTGTCAGACCGTCGTCGGGGCTGCCCCGGTCGGCCAACTCGAAGTTGTTCTCCGGAGCCTCCAGATCAGGTGTGAAACCCTCTCCGTAGTCGGAAGATCCCCGGGCGTTCTCCGCATAGAAGGTGATCGGGCTGAAGTCATACTCGTATTCGCGCAGGCCGTTGATGAGCAATTCGCCGGCCGAGGCGGTTGCCTTCGGGCAGAGGAGGTCGATCCGCGGAAGCCCGAGCGAGACATCCAGCGCCGACGCGATCTTGTCATGGTTGCCGCGGCCGAAGTCGGCGTTGCCGATCCGGAAGACTTTGCCCGACTCACCGGCGGCCTGGCGGCCGGCATCCTCCGTTTCGACCTTGTAGCGTCCGATCCTGGAGTAGAACGACAACCGCGTGCCGTTTTCCCAGTATCCGTCGTCGTGGTTGACATCATCCTGCGCGGCAACGTCCAGGAGAATCCTCTCCAGAAGCGCCTGGTAACCGAGCGCATAATCGGGTGTTACCTGCTTCACGGCATCGTTCCACAGGTAATTCCCCTTCATGTAGTCGAACATCCACTCCTTGAGCTCCTGTTCGCTTCCGAGCGTGATCTCCGTTTCGTCATTGCTGTGCGGAGTCTTCCCGGCGGGCCTGATCGGTGCATCCTGCACCGGTCAGCAGCATCAGCAGTGATGCTCCCCGGATGAGCTTTTTCAGCAGGGTGTTTTCCGTCATTTCGAGGATTGTTTTGTCGGTTTGTCATCGGTCGTGCG is a genomic window containing:
- a CDS encoding bifunctional oligoribonuclease/PAP phosphatase NrnA yields the protein MELSKEHIIRLRELLARPAQHVVILSHTNPDGDAVGSSLAWAEVLREMGHSVTCIVPNKYPYFLDWMPGIAEVVVFKTDTEGRAARAVAEADILFCLDFNAISRLENLSQTIEENTSAVRVLIDHHLSPTEGFDLAFSHPDSSSTCFLVYTIIEALCGTQAITRSMAELLYVGMMTDTGNFAFSFLTPELFRAVAVLIEKGIDIPTIHNNVYNAYTEGRARLFGYAINRKMQIIQNGTVAYMSLLEGEMRRFQFQQGDSEGFVNYALTIKSVKMSAMFLAHRKFIRVSLRSRGDVDVNLFARKYFNGGGHKNAAGGKSFVSMRETIDHYIRSVAEFAAEGHLG